A DNA window from Gemmatimonadaceae bacterium contains the following coding sequences:
- a CDS encoding acyl-CoA dehydrogenase family protein, translated as MNPLLNLSETQLAIVDTAREFCAAEVAPFAAQWDRDAHFEPTLVRKLGELGFLGMMLPEAYDGLGLDTVTYLLALEEISAADASVGVLMSVHNSLPTQMILKYGTEGQKAEFLGPLARGEKLGAFALSEPEAGSDASALRTQAVRDGDDWVLNGTKSWISAGGHAGVILAMARTDTPAARHGGKGIGAFILTPDLPGFKVGKKENKMGLRASETVQLVFDNLRIPGDRLLGDASQGFVYAMQSLESGRLGIAAQALGIARAAYEHAAAYAGERHQFGKAIGEFQGIQFKLADMATRINAARSLLHATAAAKDRGEPITEYAAMCKLFATETAMWVTTNAIQVFGGYGYTTDYPVEKLFRDAKVTEIYEGTSEIQRIVIGRAAVRGR; from the coding sequence ATGAACCCGCTCCTGAACCTCTCCGAAACCCAACTCGCCATCGTCGACACCGCGCGCGAGTTCTGCGCCGCCGAGGTGGCGCCGTTCGCGGCGCAGTGGGACCGCGACGCGCACTTTGAGCCGACGCTCGTCCGCAAGCTGGGCGAGCTGGGTTTTCTCGGCATGATGCTCCCCGAGGCGTATGACGGTCTCGGCCTCGACACGGTGACGTATCTGCTGGCTCTGGAGGAGATCTCCGCCGCCGACGCCTCGGTGGGCGTGCTGATGAGCGTGCACAACTCGCTCCCGACGCAGATGATCCTGAAGTACGGGACGGAGGGGCAGAAGGCGGAGTTCCTGGGGCCGCTGGCGCGCGGCGAGAAGCTGGGCGCGTTCGCGCTCTCCGAGCCCGAGGCGGGCTCCGACGCATCGGCGCTGCGCACGCAGGCGGTGCGCGACGGCGACGACTGGGTGCTCAACGGCACCAAGTCGTGGATTTCGGCGGGCGGTCACGCGGGGGTGATTCTGGCGATGGCACGCACCGACACGCCCGCCGCGCGGCACGGCGGCAAGGGGATCGGCGCGTTCATCCTGACGCCTGATCTCCCCGGCTTCAAGGTCGGCAAGAAGGAGAACAAGATGGGGCTGCGCGCGTCGGAGACGGTGCAGCTCGTCTTCGACAACCTGCGCATCCCCGGCGACCGGCTGCTCGGCGACGCGTCCCAGGGCTTCGTCTACGCCATGCAGTCGCTCGAGAGCGGGCGCCTGGGGATCGCCGCGCAGGCGCTGGGGATCGCGCGCGCCGCCTACGAGCACGCCGCGGCCTATGCGGGCGAGCGGCACCAGTTCGGCAAGGCGATTGGCGAGTTCCAGGGGATCCAGTTCAAGCTCGCCGACATGGCGACGCGCATCAACGCGGCGCGGTCGCTGCTGCACGCGACCGCAGCGGCCAAGGATCGCGGCGAGCCCATCACTGAATACGCCGCAATGTGCAAGCTGTTCGCCACCGAGACGGCGATGTGGGTGACCACGAACGCCATCCAGGTCTTTGGCGGCTACGGCTACACGACCGACTACCCTGTCGAGAAGCTCTTCCGTGACGCCAAGGTCACGGAGATCTACGAGGGGACGTCGGAGATCCAGCGGATTGTGATTGGGCGGGCGGCGGTGCGGGGACGGTAG
- a CDS encoding 3-hydroxybutyryl-CoA dehydrogenase, protein MSDRIAVIGAGQMGNGIAHVCAVAGHDVTMIDVSQAALDKAKGTIDKNLDRQVKKGALEEAAKSAALARIATATTMEAIANAAFVIEAATENVELKHKIFAEMDRLAPAGAILATNTSSISITEIAGRVKRPDAVIGMHFMNPVPVMQLVEVIRGLATSDDVTARTVALAKGVGKVPVEVNDYPGFVANRILMPMINEAVYCVMEGVGTPEAIDQVMKLGMNHPMGPLALADFIGLDTCLAILEVMHRGLGDPKYRPCPLLRKYVAQGWLGRKAGRGFYAY, encoded by the coding sequence ATGTCCGACCGGATTGCGGTGATCGGCGCTGGTCAGATGGGGAACGGCATCGCGCACGTCTGCGCGGTGGCCGGCCACGACGTGACGATGATCGACGTCAGCCAGGCGGCGCTCGACAAGGCCAAGGGCACGATCGACAAGAACCTCGATCGGCAGGTGAAGAAGGGGGCGCTGGAGGAGGCGGCCAAGAGCGCGGCGCTCGCGCGCATCGCGACCGCGACCACGATGGAGGCCATCGCGAACGCGGCGTTCGTGATCGAGGCGGCCACCGAGAACGTCGAACTCAAGCACAAGATCTTCGCCGAGATGGACCGGCTGGCCCCCGCCGGCGCGATCCTCGCGACGAACACGAGTTCCATCTCGATCACCGAGATCGCCGGCCGCGTGAAGCGCCCCGACGCGGTGATCGGCATGCACTTCATGAATCCGGTGCCGGTGATGCAACTCGTCGAGGTCATTCGTGGCCTCGCCACGAGCGACGACGTCACGGCGCGCACCGTCGCCCTCGCCAAGGGCGTGGGCAAGGTGCCGGTGGAGGTGAACGACTACCCCGGCTTCGTGGCCAACCGCATCCTGATGCCGATGATCAACGAGGCGGTCTACTGCGTGATGGAAGGCGTGGGGACCCCCGAGGCCATCGACCAGGTGATGAAGCTCGGCATGAACCACCCCATGGGCCCGCTGGCGCTCGCCGACTTCATTGGCCTCGACACCTGCCTCGCGATCCTCGAGGTGATGCACCGGGGGCTCGGCGATCCCAAGTACCGGCCGTGCCCGTTGCTGCGGAAGTATGTGGCGCAGGGATGGCTGGGGCGTAAGGCTGGGCGCGGGTTTTACGCATACTGA
- a CDS encoding type II CAAX endopeptidase family protein: protein MNTTRPDAEGFHATGRVSAYGPAEGGDAPPVGPTMSRGVAAARLVAFVGVSLVAIAVAPALLYPFIRITGSLTGTRLIGYGVMSSVAMLVSTALVVRWFGESWRDTTRLSVDGLGRWPLLGGLAAGCFAMAVPAGLLIWTGALRVVPAEAGSWWAGAGLALAILVPAALTEELALRGFAFTLLQRAWGVAVAVAVTSVVFGLLHLLNPGVTAQSVALVTLAGVFLALVRLAFDSLWAAWLAHLAYNFVQLAVLHSPVSGLAVPQPFYRTVSAGPDWLTGGAWGPEAGAAAALGMLGVSFLLAIHAGWMQVHRRGWRFDITWRPSGRRES from the coding sequence GTGAACACGACGCGCCCCGACGCCGAGGGATTTCACGCGACGGGGCGCGTTTCCGCGTACGGGCCGGCGGAGGGCGGCGACGCACCGCCGGTCGGCCCGACGATGAGCCGGGGCGTGGCGGCCGCGCGGCTGGTCGCGTTCGTCGGCGTCTCGCTGGTGGCCATCGCCGTCGCGCCCGCGCTGCTATATCCGTTCATCCGGATTACCGGATCCCTCACCGGGACGCGCCTCATCGGGTACGGCGTGATGTCGTCCGTCGCGATGCTCGTGTCCACCGCGCTCGTGGTGCGCTGGTTCGGCGAGTCGTGGCGCGACACCACGCGGCTGAGCGTGGACGGGCTCGGACGATGGCCGCTGCTCGGCGGACTGGCCGCCGGGTGCTTCGCGATGGCCGTGCCGGCGGGCCTCCTCATCTGGACTGGCGCGCTGCGCGTCGTCCCGGCCGAAGCGGGGAGCTGGTGGGCGGGGGCCGGTCTCGCCCTGGCGATCCTCGTGCCCGCCGCGCTCACCGAGGAACTGGCGCTCCGCGGATTCGCCTTCACGCTGCTCCAGCGCGCCTGGGGCGTGGCCGTGGCGGTGGCGGTCACGAGCGTCGTCTTCGGCCTCCTCCACCTGCTCAATCCGGGCGTGACGGCGCAGTCGGTGGCGCTCGTCACGCTGGCCGGGGTCTTTCTCGCCCTCGTGCGGCTCGCCTTCGATTCGCTCTGGGCCGCCTGGCTCGCGCACCTCGCGTACAACTTCGTGCAGCTCGCGGTGCTGCATTCGCCGGTGAGCGGACTCGCCGTCCCGCAGCCGTTCTACCGGACCGTCTCCGCCGGGCCGGACTGGCTGACGGGCGGCGCGTGGGGACCCGAGGCCGGCGCCGCCGCCGCACTCGGAATGCTGGGCGTTAGTTTTCTGCTGGCCATTCACGCCGGGTGGATGCAGGTCCACCGCCGCGGATGGCGATTCGACATCACGTGGCGGCCGAGCGGCCGCAGGGAGTCATAG
- a CDS encoding acetyl-CoA C-acetyltransferase, protein MSTPVIVSAARTPIGRFLGSLASLQAPELGAIAIKAAIERAQIDPAEIGEVIMGNVLQAGVGQAPARQALIKAGIPAAVPAYTVNKVCGSGLQAVMLAAQAIRAGDEELLVAGGQESMSSAPHLVFGMRNGVKFGAQTMQDALIKDGLWCAFYNRHMGGHAEYTAKKAGITRQRQDEFAYHSHMKAVAAIEAGKFAAEIAKVEIAGKKGATIFDTDESPRKDTTLEALAKLRPAFPGDAPKDMKPEELTVTAGNAPGLNDGGSALVVASEDYAKAHGLPILARITGYASGGGDPQDLFFAPILAVQNLMKKTCMKIGDFDLIEANEAFAAQALADGDGLGWDWNKVNVNGGAIALGHPIGASGARILTTLLYALKDRGLHRGLATLCLGGGNAVALSVERV, encoded by the coding sequence ATGTCGACTCCCGTCATCGTATCCGCGGCCCGCACCCCCATCGGCCGGTTCCTCGGCTCGCTGGCTTCACTGCAGGCTCCCGAACTCGGCGCCATCGCCATCAAGGCGGCCATCGAGCGCGCGCAGATTGATCCCGCCGAGATCGGCGAGGTCATCATGGGCAACGTGCTGCAGGCGGGCGTGGGGCAGGCGCCGGCGCGCCAGGCGCTCATCAAGGCGGGCATTCCCGCGGCGGTGCCCGCGTACACGGTCAACAAGGTGTGCGGCTCCGGGCTGCAGGCCGTGATGCTTGCCGCGCAGGCCATTCGCGCTGGCGACGAGGAGCTGCTGGTGGCGGGCGGCCAGGAGTCGATGTCGAGCGCGCCGCACCTCGTCTTCGGCATGCGCAACGGCGTGAAGTTCGGCGCGCAGACCATGCAGGACGCGCTCATCAAGGACGGACTCTGGTGCGCGTTCTACAATCGTCACATGGGCGGCCACGCCGAGTATACGGCCAAGAAGGCCGGCATCACGCGCCAGCGGCAGGACGAGTTCGCGTACCACTCGCACATGAAGGCGGTGGCCGCGATCGAGGCAGGGAAGTTCGCCGCCGAGATCGCGAAGGTGGAGATCGCCGGCAAGAAGGGTGCGACCATCTTCGATACCGACGAGAGCCCGCGCAAGGACACCACGCTCGAGGCGCTGGCCAAGCTGCGCCCGGCATTCCCGGGCGACGCGCCCAAGGACATGAAGCCCGAGGAACTGACGGTGACCGCCGGCAACGCGCCGGGGCTCAACGACGGCGGCTCGGCGCTGGTCGTCGCGAGCGAGGACTATGCGAAGGCGCACGGGCTCCCGATCCTCGCGCGCATCACCGGGTACGCGTCGGGGGGTGGCGATCCGCAGGACCTGTTCTTCGCGCCGATTCTCGCCGTGCAGAACCTGATGAAGAAGACGTGCATGAAGATCGGGGACTTCGATCTCATCGAGGCCAACGAGGCGTTCGCCGCGCAGGCGCTGGCCGACGGCGACGGGCTGGGCTGGGACTGGAACAAGGTGAACGTGAATGGCGGCGCCATCGCGCTGGGCCATCCGATCGGCGCGAGCGGGGCGCGCATCCTGACGACGCTGCTCTACGCGCTCAAGGATCGCGGCCTCCACCGCGGCCTCGCGACGCTCTGCCTCGGCGGCGGCAACGCGGTGGCGCTGTCGGTCGAACGGGTCTGA
- the thrS gene encoding threonine--tRNA ligase, translating into MIAPLILTLPDGATREVAPGTLPREVVASIGPRLLQAAIAVAVDGEVQDLQTPLRKGGAFTVITEKDPRALAVLRHSGAHILATAVRRLRPEAKIGFGPAIDDGFYYDFEVSKPFTPEDLEAFEAEMRKVAAEKIPFVRAEVSQAQARDVFSDDPLKLERLADFEGTDEVISTYTDGAFTDLCRGPHVPDTSLLKHFKLLHTAGAYWRGDEKRQMLQRIYATAFFRKEELDAHLHRLEEAKRRDHRVLGKALDLFQFFPVSPGAAFWSPRGTTLYNAVESFVRERQREHFLEVKTPLLYSKTLWEQSGHWGKYKENMFLVLNSETNEHDMSLKPMNCPSHYVFYNSHKHSYRELPIRYVTFDVLHRNEVSGALSGLTRVRQFAQDDCHVFLTEDQITSEVKFLMDFILGYYDAFGLPATLRFATRPPVRIGSDELWDRAEASLRAALEATGRPYELKPGDGAFYGPKIDFDVTDSIGRQWQLGTIQLDYNAPERFDLEYVGEDNAAHRPVVIHRAVSGSFERFIAILIEHFAGAFPVWLAPEQVRVLPISDELMPVAQEVTRRMKDAGIRAHLATDESLNYRIRQAEVLKVPYMAVIGKREAEAGTIAVRVRGEGKKQEVVSVESFIERVRGEIAARALTPAGGASA; encoded by the coding sequence ATGATTGCGCCGCTGATCCTCACCCTTCCTGATGGCGCCACCCGCGAGGTGGCGCCCGGCACCCTTCCCAGGGAGGTCGTCGCCTCCATTGGCCCGCGCCTCCTTCAGGCCGCCATCGCCGTTGCGGTGGACGGCGAGGTGCAGGACCTGCAGACGCCGCTGCGCAAGGGCGGGGCGTTCACGGTCATCACGGAAAAGGACCCGCGCGCGCTCGCCGTGCTGCGGCACTCCGGCGCGCACATCCTGGCCACCGCGGTGCGCCGCCTGCGCCCGGAGGCGAAGATCGGCTTCGGTCCCGCCATCGACGACGGGTTCTACTACGACTTCGAGGTCAGCAAGCCGTTCACGCCCGAGGACCTCGAGGCGTTCGAGGCGGAGATGCGAAAGGTCGCCGCGGAGAAGATTCCGTTCGTCCGCGCCGAGGTGTCGCAGGCGCAGGCGCGCGACGTCTTCAGCGACGATCCGCTCAAGCTGGAGCGGCTGGCCGATTTCGAGGGGACCGACGAGGTCATCTCGACGTACACCGACGGCGCCTTCACCGACCTGTGCCGCGGCCCGCACGTCCCCGACACCTCGCTCCTCAAGCACTTCAAGCTGCTGCACACCGCGGGCGCGTACTGGCGCGGCGACGAGAAGCGGCAGATGCTGCAGCGCATCTACGCGACCGCCTTCTTCCGGAAGGAGGAGCTGGACGCGCACCTGCACCGCCTCGAGGAAGCCAAGCGGCGTGACCACCGCGTGCTGGGGAAGGCGCTGGACCTGTTCCAGTTCTTCCCGGTCTCGCCGGGCGCGGCCTTCTGGTCGCCGCGCGGCACCACGCTGTACAACGCCGTCGAGTCCTTTGTGCGGGAGCGCCAGAGAGAGCACTTCCTCGAGGTCAAGACGCCGCTGCTCTACTCGAAGACGCTGTGGGAACAATCGGGGCACTGGGGCAAGTACAAGGAGAACATGTTCCTTGTGCTGAACAGCGAGACGAACGAGCACGACATGTCGCTGAAGCCCATGAACTGCCCGTCGCACTACGTCTTCTACAACTCGCACAAGCATTCGTACCGCGAGCTGCCGATCCGTTACGTGACGTTCGACGTGCTGCACCGCAACGAGGTGTCCGGCGCGCTGTCGGGGCTCACGCGCGTGCGCCAGTTCGCGCAGGACGACTGCCACGTCTTCCTCACCGAAGACCAGATCACCAGCGAGGTGAAGTTCCTGATGGACTTCATCCTCGGCTACTACGACGCCTTCGGCCTGCCGGCGACGCTGCGCTTCGCGACGCGGCCGCCGGTGCGCATCGGCAGCGACGAGCTGTGGGACCGCGCCGAGGCGTCGCTGCGTGCGGCGCTCGAGGCGACGGGGCGTCCGTACGAACTCAAGCCGGGCGACGGCGCGTTCTACGGTCCCAAGATCGACTTCGACGTCACCGACTCCATCGGCCGGCAGTGGCAGCTGGGGACCATCCAGCTCGACTACAACGCCCCGGAGCGCTTCGACCTCGAGTACGTGGGCGAGGACAACGCCGCGCACCGCCCGGTGGTGATCCATCGCGCGGTGAGCGGCTCGTTCGAGCGCTTCATCGCCATTCTCATCGAGCACTTCGCGGGGGCGTTCCCGGTCTGGCTGGCGCCCGAGCAGGTGCGCGTGCTTCCCATTTCCGACGAACTGATGCCGGTGGCGCAGGAGGTCACGCGGCGGATGAAGGACGCGGGCATCCGCGCGCACCTCGCCACCGACGAGTCGTTGAACTACCGTATCCGCCAGGCCGAAGTGCTGAAGGTGCCGTACATGGCGGTCATCGGGAAGCGCGAAGCCGAGGCGGGGACCATCGCCGTGCGGGTGCGCGGTGAGGGCAAGAAGCAGGAGGTGGTGAGCGTGGAATCCTTCATCGAGCGGGTGCGCGGCGAGATCGCCGCGCGCGCCCTGACACCCGCCGGCGGCGCGAGCGCGTGA
- a CDS encoding valine--tRNA ligase yields MTIPSSSDIPAQYDAGGTERTLYEAWESAGLFHAHAEQTTRAGGPRDPFTIVIPPPNVTAVLHVGHGLNNAVQDVIVRWRRMAGDEALWLPGTDHAGIATQNVVEKLIAQEGKTRFDLGREAFVGRTADFVRETGGVILQQLRAIGASADWRRTAYTLSPELSRAVREAFVRLYEKGLIYRGYRVIHWCPRCLTSLSDEEAEFKETHGKLYHVRYPLADDPSRFITVATTRPETMLGDVAVAVHPDDARYKDLVGTELLLPIANVRIPIVADAFVDKEFGTGMVKITPAHDPNDFEAGKRLGLAMPVVITPDGHLGEVHDAEGRVPAALRGVERFDARKKVVKMLEAQGYLEKIDQHHHSVRHCYRCHTVVEPRLSDQWFVKMAPLAKPALEAVRDGTVRIVPERWEAVYVNWMEGIRDWNISRQLWWGHRIPVWRCACGHEAALRENPTGACPKCGGAWTQDEDVLDTWFSSWLWPISTLGWPDKANGADLKAFYPTDVLVTAPEILFFWVARMIMAGYEFTGQAPFHTVYLHGTVRDMQHRKMSKSLGNGIDPLEVVEKFGADALRWTMIAGMGLGVDVLLDPDDLEKSFAPGRNFATKLWNIGRFLLMQVGHDAVRPFDALDRRKFRSADHWIVNRLADAVAECNAALGPVRPPGGKWPENQRQAGLRLDAYAEAARRFLWNDLADWYVESSKHRLAESGEDREIARALLVHCFDQGLRLLHPIMPFITETLWQRLPAHVAGTWLVQAAWPTAPSRSELAHEFEVVKDVITAVRQIRNDYVLPPTQPLTAHLAGNAPAAAMAMAESAFVQRMCRAELVTQAAGSGAAAHALLGAGLEVVIPLEGIVDVAKERGKLEGELAQLDKQLTGLRGRLANAGFTSKAPVNIVEAERAKETEWAARADQLRAKIKAMGGA; encoded by the coding sequence ATGACCATCCCGTCCTCTTCCGACATTCCCGCGCAATACGACGCGGGCGGCACCGAACGCACCCTGTACGAGGCGTGGGAATCGGCCGGCCTCTTTCACGCGCATGCCGAGCAGACCACCCGCGCCGGCGGCCCGCGCGACCCGTTCACGATCGTCATTCCGCCGCCCAACGTCACGGCCGTCCTGCACGTCGGCCACGGCCTGAACAACGCCGTGCAGGACGTCATCGTCCGGTGGCGGCGCATGGCGGGCGACGAGGCGCTGTGGCTCCCGGGCACCGACCACGCCGGCATCGCCACGCAGAACGTCGTGGAGAAGCTCATCGCGCAGGAGGGCAAGACGCGCTTCGACCTCGGGCGCGAGGCGTTCGTCGGACGGACGGCCGACTTCGTGCGCGAGACGGGCGGCGTCATCCTGCAGCAGCTGCGCGCCATCGGCGCCTCGGCCGACTGGCGGCGCACGGCATACACGCTGTCGCCGGAACTGTCGCGCGCCGTGCGCGAGGCGTTCGTGCGGCTGTACGAGAAGGGGCTCATCTACCGCGGCTACCGCGTAATCCACTGGTGCCCGCGCTGCCTCACGTCGCTCTCCGACGAGGAGGCCGAGTTCAAGGAGACGCACGGCAAGCTGTACCACGTGCGCTATCCGCTGGCCGACGATCCGTCGCGCTTCATCACCGTCGCCACCACGCGCCCCGAGACGATGCTCGGCGACGTGGCGGTGGCCGTGCACCCCGACGACGCGCGGTACAAAGACCTCGTCGGCACCGAGCTTTTGCTCCCGATCGCGAACGTGCGCATTCCCATCGTGGCCGATGCGTTTGTGGACAAGGAGTTCGGCACGGGAATGGTGAAGATCACGCCGGCGCACGACCCCAACGATTTCGAGGCGGGCAAGCGGCTCGGCCTGGCGATGCCCGTGGTGATCACCCCCGACGGGCACCTGGGCGAGGTGCACGACGCCGAAGGGCGTGTGCCGGCGGCGCTGCGCGGTGTGGAGCGGTTCGACGCGCGCAAGAAGGTCGTGAAGATGCTCGAGGCGCAGGGCTATTTGGAGAAGATCGACCAGCACCACCACTCGGTGCGCCACTGCTACCGGTGCCACACCGTCGTGGAGCCGCGCCTCAGCGACCAGTGGTTCGTGAAGATGGCGCCGCTCGCCAAGCCGGCGCTCGAGGCCGTGCGCGATGGCACCGTGCGCATCGTCCCCGAGCGGTGGGAAGCGGTGTACGTGAACTGGATGGAGGGGATCCGAGACTGGAACATCTCCCGCCAGCTCTGGTGGGGACATCGCATTCCCGTCTGGCGGTGCGCCTGCGGCCACGAGGCGGCGCTGCGCGAGAATCCCACGGGCGCGTGCCCCAAGTGCGGCGGCGCGTGGACGCAGGACGAGGATGTGCTCGACACCTGGTTCTCGTCGTGGCTCTGGCCCATCAGCACGCTCGGCTGGCCCGACAAGGCGAATGGCGCCGACCTCAAGGCCTTCTACCCCACCGATGTGCTCGTCACCGCGCCGGAGATCCTGTTCTTCTGGGTGGCGCGCATGATCATGGCCGGGTACGAGTTCACCGGTCAGGCGCCGTTCCACACGGTCTACCTGCACGGCACGGTGCGCGACATGCAGCACCGCAAGATGTCCAAGTCGCTGGGCAACGGCATCGACCCGCTGGAGGTCGTGGAGAAGTTCGGCGCCGACGCGCTGCGCTGGACGATGATCGCGGGCATGGGGCTTGGCGTGGACGTGCTGCTCGATCCCGACGACCTCGAGAAGTCGTTCGCCCCGGGGCGCAACTTCGCGACGAAGCTGTGGAACATCGGCCGCTTCCTGCTGATGCAGGTGGGGCACGACGCGGTGCGCCCGTTCGACGCGCTCGACCGCCGCAAGTTCCGCAGCGCCGATCACTGGATCGTGAACCGGCTTGCCGACGCGGTGGCCGAGTGCAACGCCGCGCTGGGGCCGGTGCGCCCGCCCGGTGGCAAGTGGCCGGAGAACCAGCGGCAGGCCGGGCTGCGGCTCGATGCGTACGCCGAGGCGGCGCGTCGCTTCCTCTGGAACGACCTTGCCGACTGGTATGTAGAATCGAGCAAGCACCGGCTGGCCGAGAGTGGCGAGGACCGCGAGATCGCGCGGGCCCTCCTGGTGCACTGCTTCGACCAGGGCCTGCGCCTCCTGCATCCCATCATGCCATTCATCACCGAGACACTCTGGCAGCGGCTCCCCGCGCACGTGGCGGGCACCTGGCTCGTGCAGGCGGCGTGGCCCACCGCGCCCTCGCGCAGCGAGCTGGCGCACGAGTTCGAGGTGGTGAAGGACGTCATCACCGCGGTGCGGCAGATCCGCAACGACTACGTGCTGCCGCCCACGCAGCCGCTCACCGCGCACCTGGCCGGCAACGCCCCGGCCGCGGCGATGGCGATGGCCGAGTCGGCCTTCGTGCAGCGCATGTGCCGCGCCGAACTCGTCACGCAGGCGGCCGGATCCGGCGCCGCCGCGCACGCCCTGCTTGGCGCCGGGCTCGAGGTCGTGATTCCGCTGGAAGGGATCGTCGACGTGGCGAAGGAGCGGGGCAAGCTCGAGGGCGAATTGGCGCAGCTCGACAAGCAGCTCACCGGCCTGCGCGGCCGGCTGGCGAACGCCGGCTTCACCAGCAAGGCGCCGGTCAATATCGTCGAGGCCGAGCGCGCCAAGGAGACCGAGTGGGCGGCGCGGGCCGACCAGCTGCGCGCCAAGATCAAGGCGATGGGCGGAGCGTGA
- a CDS encoding Ig-like domain-containing protein: MSARTRLMSAAVAAACAVGCASPGMPPGGPVDRAAPVITKVSPDSGALNVKAKSVTVRFNEVISEHPKGAADLGAVVILSPSDGAARVDWHRDAITVRPRNSFRPNTAYSLTLMPGLSDLSGNATPRARTYVFSTGTTIPRGVVRGAVFDWVTLKPAGGALIDARVGNDTTFRWIARTDTTGRYTIPNLPAGTYTIRAIIDANANGRLEPRELWDSSTVEVVDSLRRDLYAFTHDTLRARVVGADVRDSLTLRLGFDRPLALTPALTVLQVEIKAADSSRVEIRLVMRASAYDSLSRARDAAAKDSALRADTSAAGRKARERADSLRVIAERDSVERSRVEARRAARDTVPKIVLPVAQRQAITADYVAILGTPLAPGNYRVVVRDAVSASGKVGTSERTFIRAKPTEKKPEAGKPADAEKKPPADAPGTSKPPSAAPASTTKPPVVPPNQPPVR, translated from the coding sequence GTGAGCGCTCGTACGCGCCTGATGTCGGCGGCAGTCGCCGCGGCCTGCGCCGTGGGATGCGCCTCTCCGGGCATGCCGCCCGGCGGGCCGGTCGATCGCGCGGCCCCGGTGATCACGAAGGTGTCGCCCGACTCCGGCGCGCTGAACGTGAAGGCCAAGAGCGTGACGGTGCGCTTCAACGAGGTGATCAGCGAACACCCCAAGGGTGCCGCGGATCTCGGCGCGGTCGTCATCCTCTCGCCGTCGGACGGCGCGGCGCGCGTCGACTGGCACCGCGACGCCATCACGGTGCGACCACGCAATAGCTTCCGCCCGAACACCGCGTACTCGTTGACGCTGATGCCCGGGCTCAGCGACCTGAGCGGCAACGCCACGCCGCGGGCGCGCACGTATGTGTTCAGCACCGGCACGACGATTCCGCGCGGCGTGGTGCGCGGCGCGGTCTTCGACTGGGTCACGCTGAAGCCGGCGGGCGGCGCGCTCATCGACGCGCGGGTCGGCAACGACACGACGTTTCGCTGGATCGCGCGCACCGACACCACCGGGCGCTACACGATTCCCAACCTTCCCGCCGGCACGTACACCATCCGCGCGATCATCGACGCCAACGCCAACGGCCGGCTGGAGCCGCGCGAGCTGTGGGATTCGTCGACGGTCGAGGTGGTCGATTCGCTCCGCCGCGACCTGTACGCGTTCACCCACGACACGCTGCGCGCGCGCGTGGTGGGCGCCGATGTGCGCGACTCGCTGACGCTGCGCCTGGGCTTCGACCGCCCGCTCGCGCTCACCCCCGCGCTCACCGTCCTGCAGGTGGAGATCAAGGCCGCCGATTCGAGCCGCGTGGAGATCCGCTTGGTGATGCGCGCGTCGGCATACGACTCGCTCTCCCGCGCCCGGGACGCGGCGGCCAAGGACAGCGCGCTGCGCGCCGATACCAGCGCCGCCGGGCGCAAGGCGCGCGAGCGCGCCGATTCGCTGCGGGTGATCGCGGAGCGCGACTCCGTGGAGCGCTCGCGCGTCGAGGCGCGCCGCGCGGCGCGGGACACGGTGCCCAAGATCGTGCTCCCCGTCGCGCAGCGTCAGGCGATCACCGCCGATTACGTGGCGATCCTCGGCACCCCGCTGGCCCCCGGCAACTATCGCGTGGTCGTGCGCGACGCCGTGAGCGCGTCGGGCAAGGTCGGCACGAGCGAGCGCACGTTCATCCGGGCGAAGCCAACGGAGAAGAAGCCAGAGGCGGGAAAACCGGCGGACGCCGAGAAGAAGCCGCCGGCGGACGCCCCGGGCACGTCCAAGCCACCATCAGCCGCGCCCGCTTCGACGACGAAGCCGCCGGTCGTCCCGCCCAACCAGCCACCCGTGCGATGA